Within the Burkholderia ubonensis genome, the region GCTTCGACCAGTCGATCCGGCCGTCCTCGGGCTTGCGCCCGCCGAAGTAGCTGCCGGCCGCGAGATCGTTCGGCAGGTGCGGCGCCTCGCCCGCGAGCAGCGCGGGGAGCACGCGCCAGAGCGTCTGCTCGGCGGCCACCGTGACCTTGTCGAACACCTGCGCGGCCGTGTCGTCCGGCAGGATCGGCACCGCGGTCTGGCCGATGATCGCGCCCGCGTCGGGCTTCGCGGCCATTTCGTGCAGCGTCGCGCCGGTTTCCGTCTCGCCGTTGAGCACCGCCCAGTTGGTCGGCACCCGACCCCGGTATTTCGGCAGCAGCGACCCGTGCATGTTGTACGCGCCGCGCGGCGCGACGGCGAGCAGGTCGACGGGCAGCATGTGCCGGTAATAGAACGAGAAGATGAAGTCCGGCCGCGCATCGGCGAGCGCGCGGCGCAACGCGGGGTCCGCCGGATCGGCCGGCGTGACGACCGGGATGCCGTGCGCGGCCGCGACCGACGCGACGCTGCCGAACCAGATGTTCTCGTTCGGGTTGTCCTCGTGCGTGACGACCAGCGCGACGTCGACGCCGCGCGCGAGCAGCACCTGCAGGCAGCGCAC harbors:
- a CDS encoding formyltransferase — protein: MKPRAVVFAYHNVGVRCLQVLLARGVDVALVVTHEDNPNENIWFGSVASVAAAHGIPVVTPADPADPALRRALADARPDFIFSFYYRHMLPVDLLAVAPRGAYNMHGSLLPKYRGRVPTNWAVLNGETETGATLHEMAAKPDAGAIIGQTAVPILPDDTAAQVFDKVTVAAEQTLWRVLPALLAGEAPHLPNDLAAGSYFGGRKPEDGRIDWSKPAAQVYNLIRAVAPPYPGAFTDLNGARFVVARARVAAPGSPAAAAAADLPPGLHVSDNVLFGVCGDSRAISILELWQQRDGSETVVTPAEFAQFIHSSRHS